From Hydra vulgaris chromosome 15, alternate assembly HydraT2T_AEP, one genomic window encodes:
- the LOC136092457 gene encoding uncharacterized protein LOC136092457 has translation MANYHDELANELHRPVIKHFRKRKVIVNGIDEIWAADLVDMQSFSKFNDANSTRRYIDILDEMVNKYNNTRHSSIKMTPVEASDKKNKNIVWLNLNGNARSEKVHPKFLINDRIRITKKKSTFEKGYTPRWTEEVFTISKIQYTDPPTYKITDYNGEEIHGTFYEPELQKSNQEIFRIEKVIRKLKNKSFVKWYGYPDSFNSWVDNKKLRKL, from the exons ATGGCGAACTACCATGACGAACTTGCAAACGAACTTCATAGAccagttataaagcattttagaAAACGAAAAGTAATTGTCAATGGAATCgatgaaatatgggctgctgatttagttgacatgcaatCTTTCTCCAAATTCAATGACG CTAATTCAACTAGAagatatattgatattttagatgaaatggtaaataaatacaacaacacaagacattcttcaattaaaatgacacCAGTTGAAGCTAgtgataaaaagaataaaaatattgtttggcTCAATCTAAACGGAAATGCACGATCTGAGAAAGTACATCCcaagtttttgataaatgatAGAATCAGGATAACTAAAAAGAAGTCAACATTTGAAAAAGGATacacaccaagatggactgaagaagtTTTTACTATATCAAAGATTCAGTACACAGATCCtccaacttataaaataactgactATAATGGTGAAGAAATACATGGTACTTTTTATGAGCCAGAACTTCAAAAATCAAATCAGGAAATATTTAGAATCGAAAAAGTGATTCGTAAACtcaaaaacaaatcatttgtaaagtggTATGGATATCCTGATTCGTTTAACTCTTgggttgataataaaaaattgagaaaattataa
- the LOC136092456 gene encoding uncharacterized protein LOC136092456 — protein sequence MGLFNFTEIPVIDNGIERCEDSEYEPIVGTNLNFGGIKIVVPEQNLFSLPSKAYLLFEGQLVKLADGSAYSDADQVALTNNGLMQLFSKISCQLGNQDIEAIYNPGQATTMLGLLNYANDFQLAQGLNQLWYKDTASTAVATDNTGFATRQQYIIKSPTTNGTFSFCIPLRHIFGFCDDYDKVIYGLKHTIILTRQSDNPAIFRLSAAAAGKVNLTKIALFIPSVKPSFEEEKKIDNEIKRKVEAPLSFRMRQCDTTTVQQATILGWQLSCAEIPRYVIVGF from the exons ATGGGAC tatttaattttacagAAATTCCAGTAATAgataatggaattgaaagatgTGAAGATAGTGAATATGAACCCATTGTTGGAACAAATCTAAATTTTGGAGGTATAAAAATTGTCGTTCCagaacaaaatttgttttcactTCCATCTAAAGCGTATCTCTTATTTGAAGGACAACTTGTTAAACTTGCTGACGGATCAGCTTATTCTGATGCAGATCAAGTAGCTCTTACAAATAATGGTCTTATgcaattattttctaaaatatcatGCCAATTAGGAAACCAAGATATAGAAGCTATTTATAATCCAGGTCAAGCAACTACAATGCTAGGGTTGCTTAATTATGCAAATGACTTTCAATTAGCGCAAGGATTAAATCAATTGTGGTATAAAGATACTGCATCAACAGCAGTAGCTACTGATAACACAGGGTTTGCAACAAGACAACAATACATAATTAAAAGTCCAACTACAAACGGTACATTTTCATTTTGCATACCTTTAAGACACATTTTTGGATTCTGTGATGACTACGATAAAGTTATTTATGGACTTAAACATACAATAATTCTTACAAGACAAAGTGATAATCCTGCAATTTTTAGGCTTTCTGCTGCAGCTGCAGGAAAAGTTAATCTTACTAAAATAGCATTGTTTATTCCAAGTGTGAAACCATCGTTTgaagaagagaaaaaaattgataatgaaattaaaagaaaagtggAAGCCCCATTAAGTTTTAGAATGCGACAGTGTGATACTACAACTGTTCAACAAGCTACTATACTTGGTTGGCAATTAAGTTGTGCTGAAATTCCAAGATACGTTATTGTCGGATTTTAA